In Halomarina salina, one DNA window encodes the following:
- a CDS encoding MgtC/SapB family protein, with translation MSQQFAVMLDGALLRLVLAGALGLFMGLEREWSHRSAGVRTFSLISLLGAMFTVLGRDGLLTVGALLVVVMGVALIARGLLVEDEGLSLTTATSMLVAYGVGVLVGAGYTTAGVTVAILSSLLLVLKRELHSFAWGLTRDELRSAMEFGVLAFVVYPLLPPGEMDVPIADLTVAVEPRTVWLLVVSVAAIGIVNYAIVKSYGSRGIAVTGFFGGLASSTAVVGTMLDHVRQRPDAVSYAVAAVLLADAAMAVRNLVIVLAFTFGNGTLWGLVIPLGVVILGSLAIAAFTADWSESVDIDLDSPFSMQNALAFGALFAVVLVGSALAQAQFGQQGFLLAAALSGLVSSAGATTSAVVLYTGGALSAETAILGVMVATVSSIVVKAALTLVGPTRSFGYRVSIWSGGLTLAAAAVSLVVLV, from the coding sequence ATGTCACAACAGTTCGCCGTCATGCTCGACGGCGCGCTCCTCCGTCTCGTGCTCGCGGGGGCGCTCGGCCTGTTCATGGGTCTGGAGCGCGAGTGGTCACACCGGTCTGCGGGCGTGCGGACGTTCTCGCTCATCTCGCTGCTCGGTGCGATGTTCACGGTCCTCGGACGCGACGGTCTGCTGACGGTCGGTGCGCTGCTGGTCGTCGTGATGGGCGTCGCGCTCATCGCGCGCGGCCTGCTCGTCGAGGACGAGGGGCTATCGCTGACGACGGCGACGTCGATGCTCGTCGCCTACGGCGTCGGCGTCCTCGTCGGTGCGGGGTACACCACGGCGGGAGTCACCGTCGCCATCCTCTCGTCGCTGTTGCTCGTCCTGAAGCGGGAGCTCCACTCGTTCGCGTGGGGGCTGACCCGCGACGAACTGCGGTCGGCGATGGAGTTCGGCGTCCTCGCGTTCGTCGTCTACCCGCTGCTCCCCCCCGGCGAGATGGACGTCCCCATCGCCGACCTGACGGTCGCCGTCGAACCGCGGACCGTCTGGCTGCTGGTGGTGAGCGTCGCCGCCATCGGTATCGTCAACTACGCCATCGTGAAGTCCTACGGGAGTCGCGGCATCGCCGTCACGGGGTTCTTCGGCGGGCTCGCCTCCTCGACCGCCGTCGTCGGGACGATGCTCGACCACGTGCGTCAACGGCCGGACGCCGTCTCCTACGCCGTCGCGGCCGTCCTGCTCGCCGACGCCGCGATGGCCGTCCGCAACCTCGTCATCGTGCTGGCGTTCACGTTCGGGAACGGGACGCTCTGGGGACTGGTCATCCCGCTCGGAGTCGTCATCCTCGGGAGCCTCGCCATCGCGGCGTTCACCGCCGACTGGTCGGAGTCGGTCGACATCGACCTCGACAGCCCGTTCTCGATGCAGAACGCGCTCGCGTTCGGTGCGCTGTTCGCCGTCGTCCTCGTCGGGAGCGCGCTGGCCCAGGCACAGTTCGGCCAGCAGGGGTTCCTGCTGGCGGCCGCGCTCTCGGGACTCGTCTCCAGTGCGGGCGCGACGACGTCCGCCGTCGTCCTCTACACCGGTGGCGCGCTCTCGGCGGAGACGGCCATCCTCGGCGTGATGGTCGCCACCGTCTCGAGCATCGTCGTGAAGGCGGCGCTGACCCTCGTCGGCCCGACCCGGTCGTTCGGCTACCGGGTCTCCATCTGGAGCGGCGGCCTGACGCTCGCCGCCGCCGCAGTGAGCCTCGTCGTGCTCGTCTGA
- a CDS encoding class-III pyridoxal-phosphate-dependent aminotransferase — translation MNRETAEPNVRSMPGENARRWAEAHREHAATSTYVYDFVWDLAGEATGPFCTDVDGNVLMDFTSHVGAAPLGYNNPKILDPLSEFDLVDPLKIAGQDFYVSGEGVGDGIPGPSGLMERLVDITSHYDMDTVFLSNSGAEAVENGIKICYDASEGQYGVVFQGGFHGRTLGALSLNRSKSVHRKGYPEIAGVHDVPYCDDAGCDAASCGCGFFTDDGSQLRSMLDPATGYVDPDSVAYVVLEPVQGEGGYRIPSEAFMQEVAAVVEELDVYLVADEIQSGMGRTGELWGADHYPIEPDVITSAKGLRVGATISRSDVFPDEGARISSTWGAGDVIASAQGALTIDAIEEYDLLDNATERGRQMVERLEDAAPDGVVDVRGLGLMLAVEFDTRELRDDVIEAALSRGFLTLGCGYKTLRLLPPLDVSEREIDLGADLLLSSIADVN, via the coding sequence ATGAACCGCGAGACGGCGGAGCCGAACGTCCGCTCCATGCCGGGCGAGAACGCCCGACGGTGGGCCGAAGCGCACCGCGAGCACGCCGCGACGAGCACCTACGTCTACGACTTCGTCTGGGACCTCGCCGGGGAGGCGACGGGTCCGTTCTGTACCGACGTCGACGGCAACGTCCTCATGGACTTCACGAGCCACGTCGGGGCCGCGCCGCTCGGCTACAACAACCCGAAGATACTCGACCCGCTCTCGGAGTTCGACCTCGTCGACCCGCTGAAGATAGCCGGGCAGGACTTCTACGTCTCCGGCGAGGGCGTCGGCGACGGCATTCCGGGCCCGTCGGGGCTGATGGAACGGCTCGTCGACATCACGAGCCACTACGACATGGACACCGTCTTCCTCTCGAACTCCGGCGCGGAGGCCGTCGAGAACGGCATCAAGATCTGCTACGACGCCAGCGAGGGACAGTACGGCGTCGTCTTCCAGGGCGGGTTCCACGGCCGGACCCTCGGTGCGCTCTCGCTCAACCGCTCGAAGTCGGTCCACCGCAAGGGGTACCCCGAGATTGCGGGCGTCCACGACGTCCCGTACTGCGACGACGCCGGCTGTGACGCGGCGTCGTGTGGCTGTGGCTTCTTCACCGACGACGGCTCGCAACTGCGCTCGATGCTCGACCCCGCCACGGGGTACGTCGACCCCGACTCGGTCGCCTACGTCGTCCTCGAACCCGTCCAGGGCGAGGGCGGCTACCGCATCCCGAGCGAGGCGTTCATGCAGGAGGTCGCCGCCGTGGTCGAGGAACTCGACGTCTACCTCGTCGCCGACGAGATTCAGTCCGGGATGGGCCGGACGGGGGAGCTGTGGGGTGCCGACCACTACCCCATCGAACCGGACGTCATCACCAGCGCGAAGGGCCTGCGCGTCGGCGCGACCATCTCGCGCTCGGACGTGTTCCCCGACGAGGGTGCGCGCATCTCCTCGACGTGGGGCGCGGGCGACGTCATCGCCAGCGCGCAAGGGGCGCTCACCATCGACGCCATCGAGGAGTACGACCTGCTCGACAACGCCACCGAGCGGGGCCGCCAGATGGTCGAGCGACTGGAGGACGCGGCTCCGGACGGCGTCGTCGACGTTCGCGGCCTCGGACTGATGCTCGCCGTCGAGTTCGACACCAGGGAACTCCGTGACGACGTCATCGAGGCCGCGCTCTCGCGGGGCTTCCTCACGCTCGGCTGTGGCTACAAGACCCTCCGCCTGCTCCCGCCGCTGGACGTGAGCGAACGCGAGATCGACCTCGGCGCGGACCTGCTGCTGTCCTCCATCGCCGACGTGAACTGA
- a CDS encoding YhjD/YihY/BrkB family envelope integrity protein, with amino-acid sequence MVTLTTVTDTGRRVVTEFSQKNVTLMAAGIAYNAFVSLVPMLLLLLLVVSVVGGGLEDRLVDAADGSLPGPIADTITQIFQGGSTAAGASVVGLVVLIWGSLKIFRSLDTAFSEIYETEAENGFLDQVRDGLVVLGGLVAAIVATVLISVAFAAFADTVPYVGVLAPLVLVVGLVLAFFPMYYLFPDRDLTWRQVAPGVVFAAVGWALLQSLFQVYLVFKGDGSTGFLSGVVVIVTWLYFSGLVLLLGAVINAVVGGHASGEAGGVGRGAAARTPDRTRTMNRADLATYLGSFRDRLTDDGRRTSSPNGMSDSVTAPTHDTTVEVEEYSTAEDGETEWAVVVRWRTPNDEREDSPR; translated from the coding sequence ATGGTCACGCTCACTACCGTCACGGACACCGGCAGGCGAGTGGTAACGGAGTTCTCACAGAAGAACGTCACCCTCATGGCCGCCGGCATCGCGTACAACGCGTTCGTCTCGCTCGTGCCGATGCTGCTACTGTTGCTGCTGGTGGTCAGCGTCGTCGGTGGCGGTCTGGAGGACAGACTCGTCGACGCCGCCGACGGGTCGCTCCCCGGTCCCATCGCGGACACCATCACACAGATCTTCCAGGGTGGGTCGACAGCGGCAGGGGCGTCGGTGGTCGGCCTCGTCGTCCTGATATGGGGGTCGCTGAAGATATTCCGCAGCCTCGACACCGCCTTCTCGGAGATCTACGAGACCGAGGCGGAGAACGGCTTCCTCGACCAGGTGAGAGACGGTCTCGTCGTCCTCGGCGGTCTCGTCGCCGCCATCGTCGCGACCGTCCTCATCAGCGTTGCGTTCGCCGCATTCGCCGACACGGTCCCGTACGTCGGCGTCCTCGCACCACTCGTCCTCGTCGTCGGACTGGTGCTGGCGTTCTTCCCGATGTACTACCTCTTCCCGGACCGCGACCTCACCTGGCGACAGGTCGCTCCGGGCGTCGTCTTCGCGGCCGTCGGCTGGGCGCTCCTCCAGTCGCTGTTCCAGGTGTACCTCGTCTTCAAGGGCGACGGGTCGACTGGCTTCCTCAGCGGCGTCGTCGTCATCGTCACCTGGCTGTACTTCTCCGGACTGGTGTTGCTGCTCGGGGCGGTCATCAACGCCGTCGTCGGCGGACACGCGAGCGGCGAGGCGGGCGGCGTCGGCCGGGGTGCCGCCGCCAGGACGCCCGACCGGACGCGGACGATGAACCGCGCCGACCTCGCGACCTACCTGGGGAGCTTCCGAGACCGGCTCACCGACGACGGTCGGCGCACGTCGTCGCCGAACGGTATGAGCGACAGTGTCACCGCGCCAACTCACGACACGACCGTCGAGGTCGAGGAGTACTCGACCGCCGAGGACGGCGAGACGGAGTGGGCGGTCGTCGTCCGGTGGCGAACGCCGAACGACGAACGGGAGGACTCCCCGCGATAG
- a CDS encoding A/G-specific adenine glycosylase: MTETALADVDRDGVRRALVEWYEADHRSFPWRETTDPYRILVCEVMSQQTQLGRVEEAYREFLAEWPTVGDLAAADRADVVGFWTDHSLGYNNRAKYLHTAANQVVDDFDGTFPETPDDLQDLHGVGPYTANAVASFAFNSGDAVVDTNVKRVLYRAFSVPDDDDAFEEAANDLMPDGESRVWNNAVMELGGVACGQTPRCDEADCPWREWCDAYASGDFTAPDVPTQPTFEGSRRMFRGRVVRALRDRDELALDTLGHRVRVDYAPDGEFGREWLEGLLSDLEADGIVEVTAGTARLQR, translated from the coding sequence ATGACCGAGACGGCCCTCGCGGACGTGGACCGCGACGGCGTACGTCGCGCGCTCGTCGAGTGGTACGAGGCAGACCACCGCTCGTTCCCGTGGCGCGAGACGACCGACCCGTACCGCATCCTCGTCTGCGAGGTGATGAGCCAGCAGACCCAGCTCGGACGCGTCGAGGAGGCGTACCGCGAGTTCCTCGCCGAGTGGCCGACCGTGGGGGACCTCGCGGCGGCCGACCGCGCCGACGTGGTCGGGTTCTGGACCGACCACTCGCTCGGGTACAACAACCGCGCGAAGTACCTCCACACCGCCGCGAACCAGGTCGTCGACGACTTCGACGGGACGTTCCCCGAGACCCCCGACGACCTGCAGGACCTCCACGGTGTGGGTCCGTACACCGCCAACGCCGTCGCGTCGTTCGCGTTCAACAGCGGCGACGCCGTGGTGGACACGAACGTCAAGCGCGTGCTCTACCGCGCGTTCTCGGTGCCGGACGACGACGACGCGTTCGAGGAGGCGGCCAACGACCTCATGCCCGACGGTGAGTCGCGCGTCTGGAACAACGCCGTCATGGAACTCGGCGGCGTCGCGTGCGGGCAGACGCCCCGCTGTGACGAGGCCGACTGCCCCTGGCGCGAGTGGTGTGACGCGTACGCATCGGGCGACTTCACCGCGCCGGACGTACCGACGCAACCGACGTTCGAGGGGTCGCGGCGGATGTTCCGCGGGCGGGTCGTCCGGGCGTTGCGCGACCGGGACGAACTCGCCCTCGACACGCTCGGCCACCGGGTCCGCGTGGACTACGCCCCCGATGGTGAGTTCGGTCGCGAGTGGCTGGAGGGACTGCTCTCGGACCTCGAAGCCGACGGTATCGTGGAGGTGACGGCGGGGACCGCCCGCCTCCAGCGATGA
- a CDS encoding heavy-metal-associated domain-containing protein, with the protein MPGEQTRRLLRVEGTTGVVSENAIRRDVFEIEGVRELEIDLTSGWVDVVGDASAVDRAVDAIRELGYRVR; encoded by the coding sequence ATGCCCGGTGAACAGACGCGACGCCTCCTGCGGGTGGAGGGGACGACGGGCGTCGTCAGCGAGAACGCCATCAGACGAGACGTCTTCGAGATCGAGGGCGTCCGGGAACTGGAGATAGACCTCACCAGCGGGTGGGTCGACGTCGTCGGTGACGCCTCGGCGGTCGACCGGGCAGTGGACGCCATCCGCGAACTGGGCTACCGGGTCCGCTAG
- a CDS encoding YIP1 family protein, with protein MTQWVETPEGGRDRGPFEVVRAWVEVLLRPRRFFENGIAPGDQAPGLVFAVAVALCHVGVRLALEPDPLPGVEGRPTGLLVFAFLVAALILAPLALHLAAALQTLVFLGLGALGLAKDRGGVSQTVQVVAYATAPCALSGAPIPALRVAAAAYGFVLLVVGLAVVHDLSPVVALVAALVPGAFVFAYAFGGVFALESLLGTNLVGPVANATNASSPSISNAVTETNAWAGVSAVFSVPDT; from the coding sequence GTGACGCAGTGGGTCGAGACCCCGGAGGGCGGCCGCGACCGGGGACCGTTCGAGGTGGTCCGTGCGTGGGTCGAGGTGCTGCTCCGGCCGCGTCGGTTCTTCGAGAACGGTATCGCGCCGGGCGACCAGGCTCCGGGGCTCGTGTTCGCGGTGGCCGTCGCGCTCTGTCACGTCGGCGTCCGACTCGCGCTCGAACCCGACCCGCTTCCGGGCGTCGAGGGGCGTCCGACCGGCCTGCTCGTGTTCGCGTTCCTCGTCGCGGCGCTCATCCTCGCGCCGCTCGCGCTCCACCTCGCCGCGGCGCTCCAGACGCTCGTCTTCCTCGGTCTCGGTGCGCTGGGGCTGGCGAAGGACCGCGGGGGGGTGAGCCAGACGGTACAGGTCGTCGCGTACGCGACGGCTCCGTGTGCGCTGTCGGGAGCACCGATACCCGCACTCCGAGTGGCTGCGGCGGCCTACGGCTTCGTCCTCCTCGTCGTCGGCCTCGCCGTGGTCCACGACCTCTCGCCGGTCGTCGCGCTGGTGGCGGCGCTCGTCCCCGGCGCGTTCGTCTTCGCCTACGCCTTCGGAGGCGTGTTCGCGCTCGAATCGCTGCTCGGGACGAACCTCGTCGGTCCGGTGGCGAACGCGACGAACGCGTCGAGCCCGTCTATCTCGAACGCTGTGACGGAGACGAACGCCTGGGCGGGAGTCTCGGCCGTGTTCTCTGTACCGGATACGTAG
- a CDS encoding OB-fold nucleic acid binding domain-containing protein — MGSCIICGTSTDGRICSSHEEDVVFEFRGNNPNQLTAGRFYKGTVDGYADFGVFVNIGDHVTGLLHRSELDRRLESLTWEVGDPVYVQVKGVRDNGNIDLGWSIRQADREFRGALVDDPSSDEGTYLLDAEEEDEEDTTPTVTTSSPDPESSGATSDSTDASTDSTNDAEPNADEPSDADTNDAEPDRREGATAESSSDGGAVVTQEPPQETAATADAESTATDDSDTTDDADDAEAVPDADADVDRASIDTLSDRVGDVVRLEGRIVGVRQTSGPTVFELRDEAGIVDCAAFVEAGVRAYPDVEMGDHVRLDGEVRERRGELQVETEALVVLDEDEAETVSGRMDDALDERARPPETDPLADDAAVEAVLDDTREAATAIRRAIIESRPIVVRHDATVDGYLAGAAIERAVLPLVREEHASGDAVYHYFDRRPLETVYDMDDATKDVASMLSNRDRHDEKIPLMVFAGVGATRDSLDAFGLLDVYGAERVVVDAGSVDEGAEEATDVLVAPKATTEETTSATALATAVALHVDDVVREDLRHLPAASFWEDAPSEYVDLAADAGYQTSDVEHLQEAIALEAYYQSYEDKRELVEDLLFDDSGSLVDSVSEQFREKLATEVETAEANLDERAAGGVAFAVLDTDAFTHRFDFPSTDILLDEVHRRNRDGAFVTLGIATDELRIRSTFDLDTRAVAEQARDHVDNAGVEARGGRDRIEFVAGERDAVVDAVVDAIADLA; from the coding sequence ATGGGTAGCTGTATCATCTGCGGTACGTCGACCGACGGCCGTATCTGTTCGAGCCACGAGGAGGACGTCGTTTTCGAGTTCAGAGGTAACAACCCGAACCAGTTGACCGCCGGCCGGTTCTACAAGGGAACCGTCGACGGGTACGCCGACTTCGGCGTGTTCGTCAACATCGGCGACCACGTCACCGGCCTGCTCCACCGGAGCGAACTGGACCGCCGACTGGAGAGTCTCACCTGGGAGGTGGGCGACCCCGTCTACGTCCAGGTGAAGGGCGTCCGCGACAACGGGAACATCGACCTCGGCTGGTCCATCCGGCAGGCCGACCGCGAGTTCCGCGGTGCGCTCGTCGACGACCCGAGCAGCGACGAGGGGACGTACCTCCTCGACGCGGAGGAGGAGGACGAGGAGGACACCACGCCGACCGTCACTACCTCCTCGCCCGACCCCGAGTCGTCTGGCGCCACGAGCGACTCCACCGACGCCTCGACGGACTCCACGAACGACGCCGAACCGAACGCCGACGAACCGAGCGACGCCGACACGAACGACGCCGAACCGGACCGTCGCGAGGGTGCGACGGCGGAGTCGTCCTCCGACGGCGGTGCGGTCGTCACGCAGGAGCCACCACAGGAGACGGCGGCGACGGCCGACGCCGAGTCCACTGCAACCGACGACTCCGACACTACCGACGACGCCGACGACGCCGAAGCGGTACCCGACGCCGACGCGGACGTCGACCGCGCGAGCATCGACACGCTGAGCGACCGGGTCGGCGACGTCGTCCGTCTGGAAGGACGCATCGTCGGCGTGCGACAGACCTCCGGACCGACCGTGTTCGAACTCCGCGACGAGGCGGGAATCGTCGACTGCGCGGCGTTCGTCGAGGCGGGCGTCCGCGCGTACCCCGACGTCGAGATGGGCGACCACGTCCGTCTCGACGGCGAGGTCCGCGAACGCCGGGGCGAACTGCAGGTCGAGACCGAGGCGCTCGTCGTCCTCGACGAGGACGAGGCCGAGACGGTCAGCGGCCGCATGGACGACGCGCTGGACGAGCGCGCTCGACCGCCCGAGACCGACCCGCTCGCCGACGACGCAGCGGTCGAGGCGGTCCTCGACGACACGCGCGAGGCGGCCACCGCCATCCGGCGAGCCATCATCGAGTCCCGGCCCATCGTCGTCCGGCACGACGCGACGGTCGACGGCTACCTCGCCGGTGCGGCCATCGAACGCGCCGTCCTCCCGCTGGTCCGCGAGGAACACGCCTCCGGCGACGCGGTGTACCACTACTTCGACCGCCGCCCGCTGGAGACGGTGTACGACATGGACGACGCGACGAAGGACGTGGCGTCGATGCTGTCGAACCGCGACCGCCACGACGAGAAGATCCCCCTGATGGTGTTCGCCGGCGTCGGCGCGACCCGAGACTCGCTCGACGCGTTCGGCCTGCTCGACGTCTACGGCGCCGAACGCGTCGTCGTCGACGCGGGTTCGGTCGACGAGGGTGCCGAGGAGGCGACCGACGTCCTCGTCGCGCCGAAGGCGACGACCGAGGAGACGACCAGCGCGACCGCACTCGCCACCGCCGTCGCACTCCACGTCGACGACGTCGTGCGCGAGGACCTGCGCCACCTTCCCGCCGCCTCGTTCTGGGAGGACGCCCCGAGCGAGTACGTCGACCTCGCGGCGGACGCGGGCTACCAGACGAGCGACGTCGAGCACCTCCAGGAAGCCATCGCGCTCGAAGCGTACTACCAGTCCTACGAGGACAAGCGCGAACTGGTCGAGGACCTGCTGTTCGACGACAGCGGCTCGCTGGTCGACAGCGTCAGCGAGCAGTTCCGCGAGAAACTCGCGACCGAGGTGGAGACGGCCGAAGCGAACCTCGACGAGCGTGCGGCGGGCGGCGTCGCGTTCGCCGTCCTCGACACGGACGCGTTCACCCACCGCTTCGACTTCCCGTCGACCGACATCCTCCTCGACGAGGTCCACCGCCGCAACCGCGACGGCGCGTTCGTGACGCTCGGTATCGCCACGGACGAACTGCGCATCCGGTCGACGTTCGACCTCGACACCCGCGCGGTCGCGGAGCAGGCCCGAGACCACGTCGACAACGCTGGCGTCGAGGCCCGCGGCGGCCGCGACCGCATCGAGTTCGTCGCCGGCGAACGTGACGCCGTCGTCGACGCGGTGGTCGACGCCATCGCCGACCTCGCCTGA
- a CDS encoding tRNA uridine(34) 5-carboxymethylaminomethyl modification radical SAM/GNAT enzyme Elp3: MSSEATETDAFEQACEALVQRILDGEVERDDVESEKLAVCSEFSAPKVPKNSEILDHAGPDLREELEPVLRRKPVRTASGVSPIAVMTSPHMCPHGKCLYCPGGPASEFDSSQSYTGHEPAAARGVQNDYDPYGQVTLRLEQLREIGHPVDKAELIVMGGTMTARSHDYQEYFVKRCLEAMNDFDVEKEPEPAQDESFAQDPADYEFRYLEDVVAENETADVRNIGTTFETKPDWCDPEQIDRMLALGGTKVEVGVQTTYERVNRDMHRGHGIQASVDANRRLRDAGFKVGFHMMPGQPGMTPEMCLQDFRELFESTDWRPDYLKIYPTLVVRGTRTYDMWRRDEYEPLGNEEAADLVAEIKSMIPKYTRLQRVQRDIPADFIDAGVWKSNLRQLARKRMDEHGWTCDCIRCREVGMNDESPETVELDTLTYEVCGGTERFVSFEDPDNDLLVGFCRLRFANDPVRRELENAAIVRELHVYGNEVGVGHGSEDDDFQHKGFGKRLLGEAERRARDAGFDKLAVISGIGVRQYYREKLGYYQDGPYVSTSL; this comes from the coding sequence ATGAGCAGCGAGGCGACCGAGACCGACGCCTTCGAGCAGGCCTGCGAGGCGCTCGTCCAGCGCATCCTCGACGGCGAGGTGGAACGCGACGACGTCGAGAGCGAGAAGCTGGCGGTCTGTTCGGAGTTCTCCGCTCCGAAGGTGCCCAAGAACTCCGAGATTCTCGACCACGCCGGCCCGGACCTGCGCGAGGAACTCGAACCCGTCCTCCGGCGGAAGCCCGTCCGCACCGCCTCTGGGGTCTCGCCCATCGCGGTGATGACCTCGCCGCACATGTGTCCCCACGGGAAGTGTCTCTACTGTCCGGGGGGTCCGGCCAGCGAGTTCGACTCCTCGCAGAGCTACACCGGCCACGAACCCGCGGCTGCCCGCGGCGTCCAGAACGACTACGACCCGTACGGGCAGGTGACGCTCCGTCTCGAACAGCTCCGGGAGATCGGCCACCCCGTCGACAAGGCCGAACTCATCGTGATGGGCGGGACGATGACCGCCCGCAGCCACGACTACCAGGAGTACTTCGTCAAGCGCTGCCTGGAGGCGATGAACGACTTCGACGTGGAGAAGGAGCCGGAACCGGCGCAGGACGAGAGCTTCGCGCAGGACCCCGCGGACTACGAGTTCCGCTACCTGGAGGACGTCGTCGCCGAGAACGAGACGGCGGACGTGCGGAACATCGGGACCACCTTCGAGACGAAGCCCGACTGGTGTGACCCCGAGCAGATAGACCGGATGCTCGCGCTCGGCGGGACGAAGGTCGAGGTGGGCGTCCAGACGACCTACGAGCGCGTCAACCGCGACATGCACCGCGGCCACGGCATCCAGGCGAGCGTCGACGCCAACCGCCGCCTGCGCGACGCCGGGTTCAAGGTCGGCTTCCACATGATGCCCGGCCAGCCGGGGATGACCCCCGAGATGTGCCTGCAGGACTTCCGCGAACTGTTCGAGAGCACCGACTGGCGGCCCGACTACCTCAAGATATACCCCACGCTCGTCGTCCGCGGCACCCGCACCTACGACATGTGGCGGCGCGACGAGTACGAGCCGCTCGGCAACGAGGAGGCAGCCGACCTCGTCGCCGAGATCAAGTCGATGATTCCGAAGTACACGCGCCTCCAGCGGGTCCAGCGGGACATCCCCGCGGACTTCATCGACGCGGGCGTCTGGAAGTCGAACCTCCGCCAGCTCGCCCGAAAGCGGATGGACGAGCACGGCTGGACCTGCGACTGCATCCGCTGTCGGGAGGTCGGGATGAACGACGAGTCTCCAGAGACAGTGGAACTCGACACGCTCACCTACGAGGTCTGTGGCGGCACGGAGCGGTTCGTCTCCTTCGAGGACCCCGACAACGACCTGCTGGTCGGGTTCTGTCGCCTGCGGTTCGCGAACGACCCGGTCCGCCGCGAACTGGAGAACGCCGCCATCGTCCGCGAACTCCACGTCTACGGGAACGAGGTGGGTGTGGGCCACGGGTCCGAGGACGACGACTTCCAGCACAAGGGGTTCGGCAAGCGTCTGCTGGGTGAGGCCGAACGCCGCGCCCGCGACGCCGGGTTCGACAAACTCGCCGTCATCTCGGGCATCGGCGTCCGCCAGTACTACCGCGAGAAGCTGGGCTACTACCAGGACGGGCCGTACGTCTCGACGTCGCTGTGA
- a CDS encoding SHOCT domain-containing protein — protein MSRSSAFGVVLVVGALFVTAVLGTYFLTWLAFSTPVAVALSFGLALVVGASLALGARLTDDTAERDREALDASSGGTAPAIDDALAELRRRYASGELSEAQFEGRVERLLADDDGTTAPDDARAVLELRYARGELSDEEFDRKLARLDGTRTVERAEGTAASAGDGGGREADRGS, from the coding sequence ATGAGCAGGTCCTCCGCGTTCGGCGTCGTCCTCGTCGTCGGGGCGCTGTTCGTCACCGCCGTGCTCGGGACGTACTTCCTCACCTGGCTGGCGTTCAGTACGCCGGTCGCCGTCGCCCTCTCGTTCGGTCTGGCGCTCGTCGTCGGTGCCAGCCTCGCACTCGGGGCACGGCTGACCGACGACACCGCCGAGAGGGACCGCGAGGCTCTCGACGCCAGTTCCGGTGGGACCGCCCCGGCCATCGACGACGCACTCGCGGAACTCCGGCGGCGCTACGCGTCGGGCGAACTCAGCGAGGCGCAGTTCGAGGGCCGCGTCGAGCGCCTGCTAGCGGACGACGACGGGACGACCGCCCCCGACGACGCTCGTGCCGTCCTCGAACTGCGGTACGCACGCGGGGAGTTGAGCGACGAGGAGTTCGACCGCAAACTCGCGCGACTCGACGGGACCCGCACCGTCGAGCGTGCGGAGGGGACGGCCGCGTCAGCGGGTGACGGCGGTGGACGCGAGGCGGACAGAGGGTCGTGA
- a CDS encoding phosphotransferase family protein produces MNRPLVGTGRTADVFALDDERVLKLFVDGVVPDKAEREMENTRVAHGAGAPAPAVHETRTVDGRVGIVLDRLDGPTLLDSLAERSWRVARVGRRLAEVQAGVHDCDGAGLPGQRERLRRDVAGGPLPGDTRDEVLSVLDDLPRGHAACHGDCHPGNVLQTPRPVVVDWLDATCGHPLADVARTTLLLRVAGVPSGVRGVPQRSVRRALLASYRRRYAEVTGRSLDDERWLLVAAAARLAEDVPGERSRLLSLVRELLDGR; encoded by the coding sequence GTGAACCGGCCGCTCGTCGGTACCGGCCGCACCGCCGACGTGTTCGCGCTGGACGACGAGCGAGTGCTGAAACTGTTCGTCGACGGCGTCGTCCCCGACAAGGCGGAACGGGAGATGGAGAACACCCGCGTGGCGCACGGAGCAGGGGCACCCGCGCCGGCCGTCCACGAAACCCGGACCGTCGACGGACGCGTGGGTATCGTCCTGGACCGTCTCGACGGGCCGACGCTGCTCGATTCGCTCGCGGAGCGGTCCTGGCGGGTGGCCCGGGTCGGGCGGCGGCTCGCCGAGGTGCAGGCCGGTGTCCACGACTGTGACGGTGCGGGCCTCCCCGGCCAGCGCGAGCGCCTCCGCCGCGACGTCGCCGGTGGGCCGCTCCCCGGAGACACACGCGACGAGGTGCTGTCAGTCCTCGACGACCTGCCGCGTGGACACGCCGCCTGCCACGGCGACTGCCACCCCGGGAACGTGCTCCAGACACCGCGTCCGGTCGTCGTCGACTGGCTGGACGCCACCTGCGGGCACCCGCTGGCCGACGTCGCCCGGACGACGCTCCTCCTGCGCGTCGCGGGCGTGCCGTCCGGCGTGCGGGGCGTCCCCCAGCGCTCGGTGCGACGGGCACTCCTCGCCAGCTACCGTCGACGGTACGCAGAGGTGACGGGACGGTCGCTCGACGACGAGCGGTGGCTGCTCGTCGCCGCGGCCGCCCGCCTCGCGGAGGACGTTCCGGGCGAGCGCTCCCGGCTGCTGTCGCTCGTGAGGGAACTGCTCGACGGCCGGTAG